One genomic window of Augochlora pura isolate Apur16 chromosome 5, APUR_v2.2.1, whole genome shotgun sequence includes the following:
- the Jhamt gene encoding juvenile hormone acid methyltransferase, with translation MHMVEEYVNASKFQYKDALEVIEEFGKEISEMKGRCIDIGCGPGNVTKTLLLPRLAAEAELVGADISKEMVEYARDKCSDEKRLSFICLDIQTGYLPNELVGQFSNAFSFFCLHWCDNPWKTYGNIWKMLRPGGTALTMFLARNDGFDVYMDVYENPLYRPYMQDVDRYVPYYHRCKDKRSSLRKVLEDTGFDVLHCSKRQRSYVYQNKLALKKHVTAVNPFIKRFPEELRDDFMEDISQGIVKQKILFKTQDDCSDQENKILDIYDILVAYVRKPLGS, from the exons ATGCATATGGTAGAGGAATACGTGAACGCGAGCAAGTTCCAGTACAAGGACGCGCTCGAGGTGATCGAAGAATTCGGGAAAGAGATCTCTGAGATGAAAGGCAGGTGCATAGACATCGGTTGCGGGCCTGGGAACGTCACCAAGACCCTGCTGTTGCCGAGGCTGGCGGCGGAAGCCGAGCTCGTTG GAGCGGACATATCGAAGGAGATGGTCGAGTATGCGAGGGATAAGTGCAGCGACGAGAAGAGGCTGTCCTTTATCTGTCTGGATATTCAGACCGGCTATCTGCCCAACGAGCTGGTGGGCCAGTTCAGCAACGCGTTCTCCTTCTTCTGTCTTCACTGGTGCGATAATCCATG GAAAACTTACGGGAACATATGGAAGATGCTGCGACCTGGAGGCACCGCTCTGACCATGTTCCTGGCTCGCAACGACGGTTTCGACGTCTACATGGACGTGTACGAAAATCCGCTCTACCGACCATACATGCAG GACGTGGACCGTTACGTGCCCTACTATCACAGATGCAAGGATAAAAGATCCTCCCTGAGGAAGGTGCTGGAGGACACGGGATTCGACGTTCTGCACTGCAGCAAGAGGCAGAGGAGCTACGTTTACCAAAACAAACTCGCACTAAAGA AGCACGTCACAGCTGTGAACCCGTTCATCAAACGGTTCCCAGAGGAGCTTCGCGATGATTTTATGGAGGACATATCCCAGGGGATCGTGAAGCAAAAGATCCTCTTCAAAACTCAAGACGATTGCTCGGATCAGGAGAACAAAATCTTGGATATCTACGACATCTTAGTAGCGTACGTCAGGAAACCTTTGGGCTCGTGA